The following coding sequences lie in one bacterium genomic window:
- a CDS encoding DUF1499 domain-containing protein — protein MIFLVLVGPVGSVLGILGPGLGFGLFLSAVALSAVSVIGLSGAAAFASATDRPWRKQALRASLVPFLIVLPVVLFSQTGAGPAINDVSTDLEDRPQILPDVGAAPGSSAKPPEVLELFANQQRESYPDIRPLILQSPPTEAFPRALAVAREMPSWKVVGHNEAAGRIEAIATSSVFRFVDDIVVRVRPDGSGTRVDLRSRSRMGRSDFGANAARILDYLSALQSR, from the coding sequence GTGATTTTCCTTGTCCTGGTGGGCCCGGTGGGGTCCGTTCTGGGCATCCTGGGTCCCGGCCTGGGATTCGGCCTGTTTCTCAGCGCTGTCGCTCTCTCCGCGGTGAGCGTCATTGGCCTGTCGGGGGCGGCCGCCTTCGCCAGCGCGACGGATCGACCCTGGCGCAAGCAGGCTTTGCGAGCCTCGCTGGTGCCTTTCCTGATCGTGTTGCCGGTCGTGCTGTTCAGCCAGACGGGCGCGGGTCCCGCGATCAACGATGTCTCGACGGATCTGGAGGATCGTCCCCAGATTCTGCCGGACGTGGGAGCGGCGCCTGGATCCTCCGCTAAACCGCCCGAGGTGCTCGAGCTCTTTGCCAACCAACAGCGCGAGAGCTACCCGGACATCCGGCCCCTGATCCTGCAATCTCCGCCCACAGAGGCCTTCCCGCGCGCCCTGGCGGTCGCACGGGAGATGCCGTCCTGGAAGGTCGTCGGCCACAACGAAGCCGCTGGTCGCATCGAGGCCATCGCGACTTCATCGGTCTTTCGCTTCGTAGACGATATCGTCGTGCGTGTGCGCCCGGACGGATCTGGCACGCGCGTCGACCTCCGCTCGCGTTCCCGTATGGGTCGCAGCGATTTCGGCGCGAATGCGGCACGGATCCTGGACTATCTCTCGGCACTCCAGTCGCGCTGA